The Puntigrus tetrazona isolate hp1 chromosome 3, ASM1883169v1, whole genome shotgun sequence genome contains a region encoding:
- the moto gene encoding meiosis-specific coiled-coil domain-containing protein MEIOC has protein sequence MEVNNAAKSKINVDTNGARTGFDRFHYSGSDSYFSTNKPKNSFRDSGLLSYNPLLDCPVQDSAPLPHSVWPTEEEDCKSMNWPQAIPNNRNLVDANNCGSEADLYGLVSDILEEPDSMDLYSSYVSENKIPSSLKGVWSPKLTREDRMQYLNNGIQMPPISGFPTKQICPKPVSNISPQLAGRESHQWVGFQNCNGFDSFALPCNFSTCNGEADTYSPQDTPRPPGLSTPPTLSSSLYQTRPGKPEEGYCSTTNCLSDYINSVNNSCCPPQSMDDSFFSSSHEFSSVSKDELKNTQLFSVQDVSKLAFLLAEQDINYCRESNQNGLLARRNFEEITTDQKSHAFQRMSELITQTPDFTNEVTRNHMEQRGAKVAEKKQGHYATNEFSRFGPPKSFSPTIVPPAFHPKKEAGLIGNGTAQKCVKQYQPIHSNHYQKQAKISAKTTCNNELQGFAKLTNTSGAVPLLPSQQLFQPSARISADLTQGNTVNLHGAIGQVSLEDLRKGAGNVDISDFDLQLENNRLSVGLMNDGCFSQRFSMKPKLPGFPKEADKKTGLLQNPYQGLASFYGGQMRHNGASSNSPKAIPSQLFPFLYQMGDPRKSTCNTIQSQLPYCSVPLIDMNERLPDGDVSAFSPYLQECIGLSQAGDGSFSGFLSAMTLPKFGKTLGSPNSQLHFYLEECYEQWRTLEKERKQAEAVLTKTYPGKRVSVVTSSVLPKMPPNPTRLDRLIVDQLREQARVAGLLGKMEQLRSFPFHANIGSALDRHLEVIYITQARRKDEFINASSRQRQPVALFREDREILLLASAVKDLCSSTRKARTALWCALQMTLPKTNSYPEDRDKLGICSPLGQDSPEQISLERALTGL, from the exons ATGGAG GTTAATAATGCAGCGAAAAGCAAAATCAATGTGGATACAAATGGAGCAAGAACAGGCTTTGATCGATTTCATTATTCAGGATCTGACTCCTACTTTTCCACAAACAAGCCTAAG AATAGCTTCAGAGACAGTGGGTTGCTGTCATATAACCCATTGTTGGACTGCCCTGTGCAAGACTCTGCACCACTGCCTCACAGTGTTTGGCCAACTGAGGAGGAAGACTGTAAATCAATGAACTGGCCTCAAGCCATACCTAATAACAG AAATCTGGTAGATGCCAATAACTGTGGGAGTGAGGCCGATCTTTATGGATTAGTGTCAGACATCTTGGAAGAACCAGATTCAATGGACCTATACTCCTCATATGTCTCAGAGAA taaGATACCATCTAGTCTGAAAGGTGTCTGGTCTCCAAAGTTGACAAGAGAAGACAGGATGCAGTACCTCAATAATGGGATACAGATGCCACCCATTTCTGGATTCCCAACAAAACAGATTTGTCCTAAACCAGTCAGCAATATTTCTCCTCAGCTTGCTGGTAGAGAATCTCATCAGTGGGTCGGATTTCAAAATTGCAATGGTTTTGATTCTTTTGCACTTCCCTGCAATTTCTCCACCTGTAACGGAGAGGCTGACACATACTCTCCTCAAGATACCCCTCGTCCCCCAGGCCTGAGCACACCCCCAACATTAAGCTCTAGCCTCTACCAGACCAGGCCTGGTAAACCTGAGGAAGGATACTGCAGCACCACTAACTGCCTTTCAGATTACATAAACTCAGTCAACAACTCCTGTTGCCCTCCACAATCAATGGATGACTCCTTTTTCAGTTCATCTCATGAATTTTCCTCTGTGAGCAAAGATGAACTGAAAAACACCCAGTTGTTTTCTGTGCAGGATGTCAGTAAATTGGCCTTTCTTTTGGCAGAGCAGGATATAAACTATTGCAGAGAATCTAACCAGAACGGTCTTTTAGCAAGGAGGAATTTTGAGGAAATCACGACAGACCAGAAGAGTCATGCCTTTCAAAGGATGTCAGAGCTTATTACTCAAACACCAGATTTTACGAATGAGGTGACACGCAACCATATGGAGCAAAGAGGAGCTAAAGTAGCGGAGAAGAAACAAGGTCATTATGCTACAAATGAATTTTCAAGGTTTGGGCCACCAAAGTCTTTTTCTCCTACCATTGTGCCTCCAGCTTTCCACCCAAAGAAAGAAGCTGGTCTGATAGGAAATGGCACTGCCCAAAAGTGTGTAAAGCAATACCAGCCTATCCATTCAAACCATTACCAAAAACAAGCTAAGATCTCAGCAAAGACCACCTGCAACAATGAATTGCAGGGTTTTGCaaaactcacaaacacatcCGGGGCTGTTCCATTGCTTCCTTCCCAGCAGTTGTTCCAACCTTCAGCGAGAATCTCAGCTGATTTGACTCAGGGGAACACAGTAAATCTACATGGTGCGATAGGCCAGGTCAGTCTTGAAGATTTAAGGAAGGGAGCTGGAAATGTGGATATTTCAGATTTTGACCTCCAGCTGGAGAACAACAGGTTGTCGGTGGGCCTTATGAATGATGGGTGTTTTTCTCAGAGATTTAGCATGAAACCCAAACTTCCTGGTTTCCCTAAAGAGGCAGACAAAAAAACAGGGCTTCTCCAGAACCCATATCAGGGACTGGCCAGTTTCTATGGAGGACAAATGAGACATAACGGAGCAAGTTCAAACTCGCCCAAAGCTATACCATCACAACTTTTCCCATTCCTATACCAGATGGGTGATCCCAGAAAAAGCACATGCAACACAATTCAGTCACAGTTGCCCTACTGCTCTGTGCCTCTCATCGACATGAATGAACGTCTGCCAGATGGAGATGTTTCAGCATTTAGCCCTTATCTACAAGAATGTATTGGGCTAAGCCAAGCAGGAGATGGGTCATTCTCCGGATTTCTGTCGGCCATGACTTTACCCAAGTTTGGCAAGACACTCGGAAGCCCCAACAGTCAGCTACACTTTTACTTGGAGGAATGTTACGAGCAGTGGAGGACgctggaaaaagagagaaagcaa gcAGAAGCTGTTCTTACTAAGACTTACCCAGGAAAACGTGTGTCTGTGGTGACCAGTAGTGTTTTACCCAAAATGCCTCCAAATCCCACCAGACTGGACCGCCTCATTGTAGACCAGCTGCGCGAACAGGCCAGG GTGGCAGGCTTGCTAGGCAAGATGGAGCAGTTGCGCAGTTTTCCATTTCATGCTAATATTGGCTCAGCATTGGACAGGCATCTTGAGGTCATCTACATCACTCAGGCACGCCGCAAGGACGAATTCATCAATGCCAGCAGCAGACAGAGGCAGCCAGTGGCCTTGTTTAGAGAGGACAGGG aGATCCTTCTGTTGGCATCTGCAGTGAAGGATCTGTGCAGCAGCACCAGAAAGGCCCGGACCGCTCTGTGGTGTGCGTTGCAAATGACTTTGCCCAAAACGAACAGTTACCCAGAGGATAGAGACAAGTTGGGTATCTGCTCCCCTTTAGGCCAAGACAGTCCTGAGCAAATCAGCTTGGAGAGAGCACTGACTGGACTGTGA
- the fzd2 gene encoding frizzled-2, translating to MQTSGSLCLLLALMLPCCFVASGQYHGDSGIAVPDHGFCQPITIPLCTDIAYNQTIMPNLVGHYNQEDAGLEVHQFYPLVKVQCSPELKFFLCSMYAPVCTVLEKAIPPCRSICERAKHGCEALMNKFGFQWPERLRCEHFPVLGDGHLCVGQNDSMATVSPVHMPVPGTPGIQLYSSPDKPFRCPSMLKVPTYLSYKFLGELDCGAPCESSRTHGAYMFFTDQEIEFARIWILIWSSLCCASTLFTVTTYLVDMQRFRYPERPIIFLSGCYTMVSIAYIAGYFLGDKVVCNESFFTDSYKTIVQGTKKEGCTILFMMLYFFSMASSIWWVILSLTWFLAAGMKWGHEAIEANSQYFHLAAWAVPAVKTISILAMGQIDGDVLSGVCFVGLNNLDPLRGFVLAPLFIYLFIGTSFLLAGFVSLFRIRTIMKHDGTKTEKLERLMVRIGVFSVLYTVPATIVIACFFYEQAFRQHWEKSWISTNCKSLAIPCPMQPAPHMTPDFTVFMIKYLMTLIVGITSGFWIWSGKTLHSWRKFYTRLTSSGQGETTV from the coding sequence ATGCAGACGAGTGGAAGTTTGTGTCTGCTTTTGGCACTGATGTTGCCCTGCTGTTTCGTAGCGTCTGGACAGTATCACGGAGATAGTGGTATAGCCGTCCCCGACCACGGCTTCTGTCAGCCCATAACCATCCCCCTGTGCACGGACATCGCTTACAACCAAACCATAATGCCGAATCTGGTCGGACACTACAACCAAGAGGATGCAGGGCTGGAGGTCCACCAGTTTTACCCGCTGGTCAAGGTACAGTGCTCTCCTGAACTCAAGTTTTTCCTGTGCTCCATGTATGCGCcggtgtgcacggttctggagaAAGCCATCCCGCCATGCCGCTCCATTTGTGAGAGGGCGAAGCACGGCTGCGAGGCCCTCATGAACAAGTTTGGCTTCCAGTGGCCAGAGCGGTTGAGATGCGAACATTTTCCAGTGCTGGGAGACGGACACCTCTGTGTGGGCCAGAATGACTCCATGGCTACAGTGTCGCCCGTTCACATGCCCGTTCCAGGAACGCCCGGCATTCAGCTGTACTCCTCGCCGGACAAGCCCTTCCGCTGCCCATCAATGCTCAAAGTGCCTACGTACCTTAGTTATAAATTCCTGGGCGAGCTGGACTGCGGCGCTCCATGCGAGTCCTCCAGAACACATGGGGCTTATATGTTCTTCACGGACCAGGAGATCGAGTTTGCACGGATTTGGATCCTCATCTGGTCCTCTCTCTGCTGTGCATCCACATTATTCACCGTCACCACGTATTTAGTGGACATGCAGCGTTTTAGATACCCAGAACGTCCGATTATATTCTTGTCCGGCTGCTATACCATGGTTTCCATTGCGTATATCGCTGGTTACTTTCTCGGGGACAAAGTTGTGTGCAACGAGAGCTTTTTTACAGACAGCTATAAAACTATTGTGCAAGGTACAAAGAAAGAAGGGTGCACGATTCTGTTCATGATGCTGTATTTCTTCAGTATGGCGTCTTCAATCTGGTGGGTCATCCTGTCTCTCACTTGGTTCCTGGCGGCTGGCATGAAATGGGGCCATGAGGCTATTGAAGCCAATTCCCAGTACTTTCACCTGGCTGCCTGGGCAGTTCCGGCTGTAAAGACTATTAGCATTCTGGCCATGGGGCAGATCGATGGAGATGTGTTAAGTGGCGTATGCTTTGTGGGCCTGAACAATCTGGATCCCTTGAGGGGCTTCGTGTTGGCCCCTCTCTTCATCTACCTCTTCATTGGCACCTCGTTCCTCCTCGCCGGCTTCGTGTCTCTGTTTCGTATCCGCACCATCATGAAGCACGACGGCACCAAGACCGAGAAGCTGGAGCGCTTGATGGTCCGCATCGGTGTGTTTTCGGTTCTCTACACCGTCCCGGCCACCATCGTCATCGCTTGCTTTTTTTACGAGCAGGCCTTCAGGCAGCACTGGGAGAAGAGCTGGATCAGTACAAACTGTAAAAGCCTGGCCATCCCCTGCCCCATGCAGCCCGCTCCCCACATGACCCCCGACTTCACCGTCTTCATGATCAAGTACCTCATGACTCTCATTGTAGGGATCACCTCGGGATTCTGGATCTGGTCGGGGAAGACGCTGCACTCTTGGAGGAAGTTCTACACGCGTTTGACCAGTAGCGGACAAGGGGAGACCACTGTCTGA